Proteins encoded by one window of Rhizophagus irregularis chromosome 31, complete sequence:
- a CDS encoding uncharacterized protein (MEROPS:MER0199690): MLSIFGCPVKIFCNKETVTINVRNKETNEKIKLYDYVKKKCPSLIGDKAYYYPTPWIGNGHVQTAYAAFQKFEDIHLIDYERKIVSTPDGGQIAVDWTPPLSKKPFDDTPTIVVLHGLTGGSHESYIRCILDILVNPPHNYRAVVINFRGCAESDITSPRLYSAAATDDIRSAIRYIRECIPDAPLLGIGFSMGANILVKYLGEEGENTPLSAAASIANPFDLVNGSRALEGTYAGKYIYSPAMASNLKEALARHEHMMKKDKRLDLEYVKSANTLREFDSRLTTVSFGYETVDHYYKDASSSQFIPKIKIPLLCLNAEDDPIASQQCIPYNECIYNSNIILATTYYGGHLGWFTGLWKPTRWCIKPLSEWCIAFLEMMKKVILQVK; the protein is encoded by the exons ATGCTTTCGATATTTGGATGCccagtaaaaattttttgtaacaaaGAAACGGTTACAATAAATGtaagaaataaagaaactaatgaaaaaattaaattgtacgattacgttaaaaaaaaatgtccgtCATTAATTGGAGATAAAGCGTATTATTATCCTACTCCTTGGATTGGAAATGGTCATGTTCAAACTGCTTATGCCGCTTTCCAGAAATTCGAagatattcatttaattgattatgAGAG aaaaattgtCTCGACACCTGATGGAGGACAAATTGCTGTTGATTGGACTCCTCCGCTTAGTAAAAAACCATTTGATGATACTCCAACAATCGTCGTCTTACATGGACTAACCGGAg gaAGTCATGAATCCTATATTAGGTGTATATTAGATATTTTGGTTAATCCACCACATAATTATAGAGCAgttgtaattaattttcgcGGATGTGCTGAATCAGATATTACGTCACCAAGACTTTATTCAGCTGCTGCAACTGATGACATTAGATCAGCTATACGTTATATTAGAGAATGCATTCCCGATGCTCCGTTATTAGGTATCGGATTTAGTATGGGTGcaaatattttagttaag tATCTTGGGGAAGAAGGAGAAAATACTCCTTTGTCTGCCGCAGCTTCGATTGCGAATCCCTTTGATCTTGTCAA tgGAAGTAGAGCATTGGAAGGAACTTATGCTGgaaaatacatttattcaCCTGCTATGGCAAGTAATCTTAAAGAAGCACTTGCAAGACATGAACATATGatgaaaaaagataaaagattAGATTTGGAATATGTAAAATCA gcAAATACATTAAGAGAATTTGATTCAAGATTAACAACAGTAAGTTTCGGTTATGAAACAGTagatcattattataaagatgCAAGTTCATCACAATTTAtaccaaaaattaaaataccattattatgtttaaatgCTGAAGATGATCCAATTGCTTCACAACAATGTATTCCTTATAATGAATGcatttataattcaaatattatctTAGCTACTACTTATTATGGTGGTCATCTTGGCTGGTTTACTGGTTTGTGGAAACCAACTAGATGGTGTATTAAACCATTATCTGAATGGTGTATTGCTTTTTTAGAA ATGATGAAGAAAGTAATTCTTCAAGTGAAGTAG
- a CDS encoding uncharacterized protein (MEROPS:MER0059846): MLSIFGCPVKIFCNKETVTINVRNKETNEKIKLYDYVKKKCPSLIGDKAYYYPTPWIGNGHVQTAYAAFQKFEDIHLIDYERKIVSTPDGGQIAVDWTPPLSKKPFDDTPTIVVLHGLTGGSHESYIRCILDILVNPPHNYRAVVINFRGCAESDITSPRLYSAAATDDIRSAIRYIRECIPDAPLLGIGFSMGANILYLGEEGENTPLSAAASIANPFDLVNGSRALEGTYAGKYIYSPAMASNLKEALARHEHMMKKDKRLDLEYVKSANTLREFDSRLTTMIQLLHNNVFLIMNAFIIQILS, from the exons ATGCTTTCGATATTTGGATGCccagtaaaaattttttgtaacaaaGAAACGGTTACAATAAATGtaagaaataaagaaactaatgaaaaaattaaattgtacgattacgttaaaaaaaaatgtccgtCATTAATTGGAGATAAAGCGTATTATTATCCTACTCCTTGGATTGGAAATGGTCATGTTCAAACTGCTTATGCCGCTTTCCAGAAATTCGAagatattcatttaattgattatgAGAG aaaaattgtCTCGACACCTGATGGAGGACAAATTGCTGTTGATTGGACTCCTCCGCTTAGTAAAAAACCATTTGATGATACTCCAACAATCGTCGTCTTACATGGACTAACCGGAg gaAGTCATGAATCCTATATTAGGTGTATATTAGATATTTTGGTTAATCCACCACATAATTATAGAGCAgttgtaattaattttcgcGGATGTGCTGAATCAGATATTACGTCACCAAGACTTTATTCAGCTGCTGCAACTGATGACATTAGATCAGCTATACGTTATATTAGAGAATGCATTCCCGATGCTCCGTTATTAGGTATCGGATTTAGTATGGGTGcaaatatttta tATCTTGGGGAAGAAGGAGAAAATACTCCTTTGTCTGCCGCAGCTTCGATTGCGAATCCCTTTGATCTTGTCAA tgGAAGTAGAGCATTGGAAGGAACTTATGCTGgaaaatacatttattcaCCTGCTATGGCAAGTAATCTTAAAGAAGCACTTGCAAGACATGAACATATGatgaaaaaagataaaagattAGATTTGGAATATGTAAAATCA gcAAATACATTAAGAGAATTTGATTCAAGATTAACAACA ATGATCCAATTGCTTCACAACAATGTATTCCTTATAATGAATGcatttataattcaaatattatctTAG